CGTTCCTGTCGTAGAACCCCGACAGCGTAAGAGATCGGCCACCGCAATCAAGCGCGTAACTCACCGTCGAAAGGCGGGACGCGGAGCCCCTATCGACGCTGCGGTCGATTTCGGAAAAGGATACTGCGCCGAACCGGTCGAGCGACGCGCTGATGCCGAGTTGGAGCCGATCGCGATCCTGAGGCGCGCCTGCGACCTTCGTGAAATCCGCATATCCGGCGGAGGCGGAAGACCAAGATCCGAAGAGCATAAACCGGTCCCAGCGACTATGAAATCCCGCGGAGATCAGGCCGCCAGAACGACCTTTACTGAGGCTTCCGGCTGCGTCGGCGTCGATGACGGCAATAGGCTGCCACGCGAAAACCAGCCCGGCGCCTGCCATCTGAACATCTGCCGAGACTTCGCTCTGCGTCTCGACTGTAAGTGCCGGGGTGACACCGTGGCGGAACGTTGCCGACGCCATCGGCCTGTCATACCCGAAACTATCGACGCCGTAGCCGCGCCGAAGAAAGCCCGTGTCGAGCGAATATGCACTCAGTCCCGGCGCGAGCAAGTCGCCAGTGTCGTAGATCGAGATGGTCTGCGTCGTCTGCCGTCCAAGCACATCAGTCATGACGACGGTCGCGTCGCTGCCGCTGCTGACGATCGGCAGGTTTCGCAACTCGAAGGGACCAGGATCGACCTCGGTTTCGAAAACCTTGGTCGCGCCGATCAAAACATCGACAGAGGCGGGTACTGCTGTTTGCCCAAAGAACTGCGGAAGTGGAGTTGTCACGAGATCGGGCCGCAGCGTGAAATCGGAGGCCAGCTGAAAGCCTGCAAAGCGCACCGAGCGAGCCCACGGCAGGCTCCCGCTAATGGCATCGCCGACCGTCCAGCGTCGTACTTGAAGCGGATCGTCGACAATATAGGCGGTGTCGAGCCGCACGCCTTCGCTGTGGCCGGCGAGCGCGCGCGCGAAACCCGACGCGAGTAGCGTGCCGTGAGAAGTAAAGTAGGACGCCGAACCGGAAAACCCCAGACCTGTTTGAGCGAATGTTCGGAGATCGGAAACTTCAGCGGATACATCATAGTTCAGTTTCAAGCCGGACGGCGTGGGGTCGGTCTCATATCGCACGGGGGGACGAAGGTCGAACACATGCGGTACGAGATTTCTGTCCGGCGCGGTGACCATCAGACGCTGGTTTGCCTCGTCGAGCATGGCGCCGACTTCCGTATCGACACCGACAGTCACGTCTGCGGAATTGCCGGCCAGCGTTAAGCCTTCGCTGGCCAATTCCCGGCGTGACAGCACGAAATCCGCTCCACGGCGCCACACGAGGAGCGTGTGATGCGTGCAAATACCATTGATCCAGAGTTCGAGCGCCATCTGATGCGACTCCGATCCCAGGGCAGGGGAAGAACAGGCGAGCAACGCCGCCGCGAGACAGACTCGGCGCGCGAACATGTCAGTCGATCGCGAGCGGGATTGAAATGTGGCGGCCTGCGCGGTCGTCGTCTCCTTCCAGGCTTAGTCCTTCCGTGGACGCGATATCCCCAACGCTCCACGCACGCGTAGCACCCGCAAGGACATAGGTCAGTGCATGCGAAGATACTCTTCTGCGCTGCCCGGAATGTGACACAAGTTCGAGGTTGGTGAATTTGGCGCGTCGTGCCCCGCTATTGTGGGCCTCGAGGCGCACCCCTGTGTTCTCTTTGAATGCGGTCCAAGTTACATCCGGGGCGTGCCCCTCTCCCGAAAACAGGGGAACGCTGAACTGAAGAAGCACACGCGGGCCCTGGGTGACTGCTGCGGGATCGGGCAATTGCGTGACCAGGATTCTATAGCTTCGTTCGGTTTGCGACTGGGCGGGCGGTGCAAGGAGCAATCGCACGATCTGGGAACGCCGGGGATCGAGACGGACAAACGGCGGGCTGACGATGATGTCGTCGCTGGCGGCGAGAGACTCCGCGCCGTTCTGAGTCCAGGCGAAGGACTCGATCTGTATGTCGACTGCCTCGTTGCCCTGACTGACGAGGCGCAACTGCGCCGTGCCACCCGCGGCGGGCATTTCGATTGTCGTGGGAACGACCTCCAGCGAAGCCGCGCGCATCGCTTGCGGCGTGGCGGCCAGTATCAGTGCTCCGAGGATGGCGCTTCGCAAGGCGGGGATCTTCAGTAGTTCACAGTCGCAGTAACGGTGTCGGTGTAGTCGCCGGAGGGCACGAATTGCCCAGTGCCGACCTGGCCGTACAATGTGTAG
The DNA window shown above is from Pirellulales bacterium and carries:
- a CDS encoding fimbria/pilus outer membrane usher protein — translated: MALELWINGICTHHTLLVWRRGADFVLSRRELASEGLTLAGNSADVTVGVDTEVGAMLDEANQRLMVTAPDRNLVPHVFDLRPPVRYETDPTPSGLKLNYDVSAEVSDLRTFAQTGLGFSGSASYFTSHGTLLASGFARALAGHSEGVRLDTAYIVDDPLQVRRWTVGDAISGSLPWARSVRFAGFQLASDFTLRPDLVTTPLPQFFGQTAVPASVDVLIGATKVFETEVDPGPFELRNLPIVSSGSDATVVMTDVLGRQTTQTISIYDTGDLLAPGLSAYSLDTGFLRRGYGVDSFGYDRPMASATFRHGVTPALTVETQSEVSADVQMAGAGLVFAWQPIAVIDADAAGSLSKGRSGGLISAGFHSRWDRFMLFGSWSSASAGYADFTKVAGAPQDRDRLQLGISASLDRFGAVSFSEIDRSVDRGSASRLSTVSYALDCGGRSLTLSGFYDRNANRWYASTTFSVLLGPRTSVSASSSSGSADTASMSYARDADPDGGFGYRLSGHAGYGAGFDAQTDWFGEHASGDLDLSSSGSATGMRAGLNGTVVVVDKHILVARQSDGAVALVKTGLPNIQVYLEHRPVAVSDESGDALVPGLTPFIANHIGVNPDDYPISTVVETDERVAKPSRGGAVVVDLAPRKRHPLLVSVRLEDGLFPPVGSLATLGDGGMKLVVGHKGQIYIDDLTARSTVTLSLPEGVCEFVIAPPPVTDGHFPKLGPALCRPVVSGAS
- a CDS encoding fimbria/pilus periplasmic chaperone; translated protein: MRSAILGALILAATPQAMRAASLEVVPTTIEMPAAGGTAQLRLVSQGNEAVDIQIESFAWTQNGAESLAASDDIIVSPPFVRLDPRRSQIVRLLLAPPAQSQTERSYRILVTQLPDPAAVTQGPRVLLQFSVPLFSGEGHAPDVTWTAFKENTGVRLEAHNSGARRAKFTNLELVSHSGQRRRVSSHALTYVLAGATRAWSVGDIASTEGLSLEGDDDRAGRHISIPLAID